One region of Nitrospinaceae bacterium genomic DNA includes:
- a CDS encoding cold-shock protein, whose amino-acid sequence MATGTVKWFNESKGYGFIESESGKDLFVHFSEIQGDGFKTLTEGQAVEFEEGMGQKGPQATKVVSK is encoded by the coding sequence ATGGCAACAGGAACAGTAAAATGGTTTAACGAAAGCAAGGGTTATGGATTCATTGAGTCCGAGAGCGGCAAAGATCTCTTTGTTCATTTTTCGGAAATTCAAGGGGACGGTTTCAAGACTCTTACAGAGGGCCAGGCGGTCGAGTTCGAAGAAGGTATGGGCCAGAAAGGTCCACAAGCCACCAAGGTGGTATCCAAATAA
- a CDS encoding BolA family transcriptional regulator, translated as MQDTEIIDKILKEKLEAQHVAIIDESHLHRGHKAAGGGGHYHVTVVSSQFENVNLIDQRRLVYSALDEQITGTPKLIHALQIKTLTPKEWETAKGS; from the coding sequence ATGCAAGACACTGAAATTATAGATAAAATACTGAAAGAAAAGCTGGAGGCCCAGCATGTGGCCATCATCGACGAAAGTCATCTCCACCGTGGCCATAAAGCGGCAGGCGGGGGAGGGCACTATCACGTCACCGTGGTTTCATCGCAATTTGAAAACGTGAATCTCATCGATCAAAGACGGCTGGTTTACAGCGCTTTGGACGAACAGATCACAGGAACTCCCAAACTGATCCACGCTCTGCAAATAAAAACCCTGACTCCGAAAGAATGGGAAACCGCTAAGGGATCTTAA
- a CDS encoding pyruvate dehydrogenase E1 component has protein sequence MARAQTLKSLDKISMNNKIGGKGTEAFQPKDLDPEETREWIESLEYLLKEVGPERAAFILNQLHEEMIQAGHPVPFTANTPYINSIPTDSQPLYPGNIDIEKSIRSFIRWNAMAMVVRANRACPGIGGHLSTFASLAMLLDVGFNHFFRGGEKGFSGDHVFFQGHASPGIYARAYLEGRLSEKQLENFRRELQAGGGLSSYPHPWLMPEFWEFPTVSMGLGPLMGIYQARFNRYLENRGLLNTSKSKVWVFVGDGETDEPESMGSLTLPAREKLDNLIFVVNCNLQRLDGPVRGNGKIIEELEAAFRGAGWNVLKVLWGKDWDSLLEKDEKGLLKKRMLEVVDGWYQKYSTESGKFIRDHFFGAHSELLKMVEHLSDENLERMRRGGHDLEKIYAAYHAAVHHQGAPTVILAKTIKGYGFGEVAEGRNVTHQQKKLNENELLKFRSRFGIPLKDEEVAEAPFYKPPEDSEEIKYLKERRKALGGNLPKRNSKKAKPLKLPQEALFKEFFDGSAEREVSTTMAFVQILNRLLAHEKIGRFVVPIIPDEARTFGMEALFRKYGIYASQGQLYEPVDSNQLLYYREAKDGQILEEGINEAGSMASFIAAGTAYATHGINMIPFFIFYSMFGFQRIGDLIWAAGDMRTRGFLLGGTSGRTTLNGEGLQHQDGHSHLLATTVPNVVAYDPAFAYEIAIIIQDGLKRMYENQEDIFYYITVGNENYKMPEMADNIREGILKGIYKFKTGPEKPKMNKAHLFASGSLINEALRAQTILSDDYNVSADVWSVTSYKELRKDALETQRWNRLHPMEPPKSSFIESALEKEEGPFIAVTDYMKLVAEQIHPWVPGGLTVLGTDGFGRSDSRADLRRFFEVDAEWITLATLDALLKMGKIEKERVKKAIKDLEIDPERKSPVMS, from the coding sequence TTGGCCCGGGCGCAGACTCTCAAGTCATTGGATAAAATTTCTATGAATAATAAAATCGGCGGTAAGGGAACGGAAGCTTTTCAACCCAAGGACCTTGACCCGGAAGAGACGCGGGAATGGATTGAATCCCTGGAGTACCTTTTAAAGGAAGTCGGACCGGAAAGGGCTGCATTTATTCTCAACCAACTGCATGAAGAAATGATCCAAGCGGGTCACCCTGTACCTTTCACAGCGAACACCCCTTATATAAACAGTATCCCGACGGATTCTCAACCGCTCTATCCGGGAAACATAGACATTGAAAAAAGTATTCGAAGCTTCATAAGGTGGAATGCCATGGCCATGGTGGTGCGCGCAAACCGGGCGTGTCCTGGAATTGGCGGGCACCTTTCCACCTTTGCATCCTTGGCTATGCTGCTGGATGTAGGGTTTAACCATTTTTTTCGCGGTGGGGAGAAAGGGTTTTCTGGAGACCATGTTTTTTTCCAAGGGCACGCTTCTCCCGGAATTTACGCCCGCGCTTATTTGGAAGGCCGCCTTTCTGAAAAACAACTTGAAAATTTTCGCAGAGAATTACAGGCGGGAGGCGGATTGTCTTCCTATCCGCACCCCTGGTTGATGCCGGAATTTTGGGAATTTCCAACCGTTTCAATGGGTCTTGGCCCCCTTATGGGGATCTACCAGGCCCGGTTCAACCGTTATCTCGAAAACCGCGGTTTACTGAATACCTCAAAATCAAAAGTCTGGGTGTTTGTTGGCGATGGCGAAACGGATGAACCCGAAAGCATGGGTAGCCTGACCCTCCCCGCCAGAGAAAAACTGGACAATCTCATTTTTGTGGTCAACTGTAATTTGCAACGGCTTGATGGTCCCGTTCGAGGAAACGGCAAGATCATAGAGGAGTTGGAGGCTGCATTTCGCGGGGCAGGGTGGAACGTTCTCAAAGTGCTTTGGGGAAAGGACTGGGATTCGTTGCTGGAGAAGGATGAAAAAGGACTTCTTAAAAAAAGAATGCTGGAAGTGGTGGACGGCTGGTACCAGAAATACAGCACGGAATCGGGCAAATTCATCCGCGATCATTTCTTTGGGGCGCATTCCGAATTGCTCAAAATGGTGGAACATCTTAGCGACGAAAACCTGGAACGCATGCGGCGCGGCGGACACGATCTCGAAAAAATCTATGCCGCTTATCATGCCGCGGTTCATCATCAAGGCGCACCGACGGTCATTCTCGCCAAAACGATTAAGGGTTACGGATTTGGAGAAGTCGCCGAGGGACGAAATGTTACCCATCAACAGAAAAAGTTAAACGAAAATGAATTGCTTAAATTTCGTTCCCGTTTTGGAATTCCCTTAAAAGATGAGGAGGTAGCCGAGGCCCCTTTCTACAAGCCTCCAGAGGACAGCGAAGAGATCAAATATCTGAAAGAACGACGAAAAGCCCTGGGAGGGAATCTGCCAAAAAGGAATTCTAAAAAAGCCAAGCCCTTAAAGCTGCCGCAGGAGGCTTTATTCAAGGAATTTTTTGACGGCTCGGCGGAGCGGGAAGTTTCCACGACTATGGCCTTCGTTCAAATTTTAAACCGGCTTTTGGCTCACGAGAAAATTGGCAGGTTCGTTGTTCCCATTATTCCAGATGAAGCACGGACGTTTGGAATGGAAGCTTTGTTTCGAAAATACGGGATCTATGCCAGTCAGGGCCAGCTTTACGAACCTGTGGATTCCAATCAGCTTTTGTATTACAGAGAAGCGAAGGACGGTCAAATTCTGGAAGAAGGAATCAATGAAGCGGGGTCCATGGCTTCTTTTATAGCCGCGGGAACCGCTTATGCCACCCACGGTATCAATATGATTCCATTCTTTATTTTCTATTCCATGTTCGGGTTTCAACGCATCGGTGATTTGATCTGGGCCGCCGGGGATATGCGGACCCGTGGGTTTCTTTTAGGAGGAACTTCAGGCCGGACCACTTTAAATGGCGAAGGCCTGCAGCACCAGGACGGCCACAGTCACCTTCTGGCAACTACCGTTCCCAATGTGGTCGCATACGATCCCGCATTTGCCTATGAAATAGCGATCATCATTCAAGATGGTTTGAAGAGAATGTATGAAAATCAGGAAGATATTTTTTATTACATCACGGTCGGCAATGAAAATTATAAAATGCCCGAAATGGCGGATAATATTCGTGAGGGGATTTTAAAGGGAATTTACAAATTCAAAACCGGTCCTGAGAAACCTAAAATGAATAAGGCCCATCTTTTTGCCAGCGGCAGTTTGATCAACGAAGCCCTGCGCGCCCAGACCATTTTATCGGATGATTATAACGTGTCTGCGGATGTCTGGAGTGTGACCAGTTATAAGGAATTGAGGAAAGACGCTTTGGAGACTCAACGGTGGAACCGATTGCACCCCATGGAACCACCTAAATCGTCCTTTATCGAGTCCGCACTGGAAAAAGAGGAGGGCCCGTTTATAGCCGTTACCGATTACATGAAACTGGTAGCCGAACAAATTCATCCCTGGGTCCCGGGCGGGTTGACCGTTTTGGGAACAGACGGTTTTGGCAGGAGTGATTCCAGAGCCGATTTAAGGCGTTTTTTTGAGGTGGATGCGGAATGGATAACCCTTGCAACTTTGGATGCTCTTTTAAAAATGGGTAAAATTGAAAAGGAACGGGTTAAAAAAGCCATTAAAGACCTTGAAATTGACCCAGAGAGAAAGAGTCCGGTGATGTCATGA
- the lpd gene encoding dihydrolipoyl dehydrogenase, translating to MSHTDLLVLGAGPGGYAAAFLAADLGMKVTMVDSDANLGGVCLNRGCIPSKALLHIAKLINETREARGWGLDFGEPRIDLEKLGNWKNEVIGKMSGGLTTLARQRNVTVIRGKGVFLDSHTLEVSGKEKIAFDHCVLATGSRPIIPEMFSGLDSVMLDSTSALELDVIPGSLLIVGGGYIGLEMGTVYAALGSRVTVVEMTSGLLPGVDRDLVRLLQARLKKDFENILLDTKVVDAKNNSQGVTVVLESSTGKTEETFDRILVAVGRQPNSNGIGLESTQVKMDAKGFVHIDDRQISTDPAILAIGDVVGGAMLAHKASAEAHVAVETVSGQPGKFDYRAVPAVVFTDPEIAWCGLTETEARQAGREIKISKFPWGGSGRAQTLGRPDGSTKMILDPETDRILGVGIVGSGAGELISEAVLAIEMGAVAQDLAFSIHPHPTLSETLKEAAEAYLGKSPHSYKKK from the coding sequence ATGAGCCATACCGATCTTTTGGTTTTAGGGGCCGGGCCTGGTGGTTACGCCGCCGCTTTTCTGGCCGCCGATTTGGGAATGAAGGTGACGATGGTGGATTCCGACGCCAATTTAGGGGGTGTGTGTCTCAACCGCGGTTGCATCCCTTCCAAGGCCCTGCTTCACATCGCTAAACTGATCAATGAAACGCGGGAAGCCAGGGGCTGGGGGTTGGATTTCGGTGAACCCCGAATTGACCTTGAAAAGCTGGGAAATTGGAAGAATGAGGTGATCGGCAAAATGTCCGGAGGGTTGACAACACTCGCCAGGCAAAGAAACGTCACTGTTATCCGGGGTAAGGGTGTGTTTCTCGATTCGCACACACTGGAGGTGTCGGGTAAGGAAAAAATCGCTTTCGATCACTGCGTTCTGGCCACCGGTTCGCGACCGATAATTCCTGAAATGTTTTCTGGTCTGGATTCTGTAATGCTGGACTCCACCTCGGCCCTGGAGTTGGATGTTATTCCAGGAAGTCTATTGATAGTTGGAGGCGGATACATCGGTCTGGAAATGGGGACCGTTTACGCGGCGCTGGGAAGCCGGGTGACGGTGGTGGAGATGACCTCGGGGCTGCTTCCAGGTGTGGATCGTGATCTGGTTCGTCTTCTGCAAGCCCGGTTGAAAAAAGATTTTGAAAATATTCTGCTGGACACAAAAGTTGTCGATGCGAAAAATAATTCTCAAGGAGTTACGGTTGTTTTAGAATCATCAACGGGAAAAACCGAGGAAACGTTTGACCGCATTCTGGTAGCGGTGGGACGTCAACCCAATTCCAATGGAATCGGACTGGAAAGCACTCAAGTCAAAATGGATGCAAAAGGTTTTGTGCATATCGACGACCGGCAGATAAGCACGGACCCCGCCATTTTAGCCATTGGGGATGTTGTGGGAGGGGCCATGCTGGCCCACAAAGCCTCGGCGGAAGCGCATGTCGCGGTGGAAACCGTTTCCGGTCAACCTGGAAAATTCGACTACAGAGCTGTTCCCGCAGTGGTGTTCACTGACCCAGAGATCGCCTGGTGCGGGCTCACAGAGACGGAAGCCAGGCAGGCAGGAAGGGAGATCAAAATATCCAAATTTCCCTGGGGCGGGTCGGGCCGGGCGCAGACTCTGGGGCGTCCGGATGGAAGCACCAAAATGATCCTGGACCCTGAAACCGATAGAATCCTCGGTGTCGGAATCGTTGGAAGCGGCGCCGGAGAATTAATCAGCGAAGCGGTTCTGGCTATTGAAATGGGAGCGGTAGCCCAGGACCTTGCATTTTCCATCCATCCCCATCCCACCCTTTCGGAAACTCTGAAAGAAGCCGCTGAAGCCTATCTGGGGAAATCTCCTCATAGTTACAAAAAGAAATAA
- a CDS encoding MOSC domain-containing protein, with translation MTPTIQSINIAVPGQVVVAGNKKMFSGILKKPVLGKVFLDNLGFHGDGVADDRYHGGGDKAVCAYCVDHFSFWEKELDRDLHFGAFGENLSVRGWTEHEVHIGDVFRIGEAEVQCTQPRQPCHKLNKIFDFQAMACRVQTTGFSGFYLRVLKPGWVQANCEVTLLKKDPARISIERANGLMHKNKKDWDGIHEILSVTALSDSWKETFQKRLKNGVPEDTQLRLKGV, from the coding sequence GTGACGCCGACGATTCAATCGATCAATATCGCCGTTCCGGGGCAAGTGGTGGTCGCCGGGAACAAAAAGATGTTCTCTGGAATCCTGAAAAAACCCGTCCTGGGAAAAGTTTTCCTCGACAATCTCGGCTTTCACGGCGACGGAGTGGCGGATGACCGGTATCACGGCGGCGGCGATAAGGCGGTGTGCGCTTATTGCGTGGACCATTTCTCTTTCTGGGAAAAAGAGTTGGACCGGGACCTGCATTTCGGGGCCTTTGGCGAAAACCTGAGTGTCAGAGGATGGACCGAGCATGAAGTTCATATCGGTGACGTGTTCCGCATCGGGGAGGCGGAGGTGCAATGCACTCAACCCCGGCAACCCTGCCACAAACTCAATAAAATATTCGATTTTCAGGCCATGGCCTGCCGGGTGCAAACCACGGGATTTAGCGGCTTTTATCTCAGAGTGCTAAAACCCGGCTGGGTGCAAGCAAATTGCGAAGTTACACTTCTAAAAAAAGATCCCGCCAGAATTTCCATTGAAAGGGCCAACGGCCTCATGCACAAAAATAAAAAGGATTGGGATGGGATTCACGAAATTCTCTCGGTGACGGCGCTGTCGGACAGTTGGAAGGAAACGTTTCAAAAGCGGTTAAAGAACGGTGTGCCAGAGGATACTCAGCTCAGGTTGAAGGGAGTTTGA